Genomic segment of Ralstonia pickettii:
TCCAGCAGCGCAAAGGCGGCGGCCTCGCCGATGGAGATGCCGTCACGCGCCACGTCGTACGGACGGCACGGTTGCCGCGACAGCAGTTCCAGCGAGTTGAACCCGTACAGCGCCGTCAGGCACAGCGAATCGACACCACCAACCACCGCCGCATCGATCAGCCCCGCAGCCAGCATGCGCCGCGCCGAGGCAAACACCTTGGCCCCCGACGAACACGCCGACGAGATCGCCATGGCCGGCCCGCTCAACCCGAAGTACGCGCGCACAAATGCGGCTGGAGAATAGATATTGTGCGTCTGCGCGTAGTGAAAGCTGGCCGGCAGCGCGCCCGTTTGCGGATCGCGCTGCTGGTAGGCGCGTTCCGTTTCGAGAATGCCCGACGTGCTGGTGCCGATGAACACGCCGACGCGCGCGGCGCCATGGCGGACTTTGGCGGCTTCAACGCTTTCGGCAAAGCCGTCCTGTGTCAGCCCGATCTGGGCGAGCCGATTGTTGCGGCAGTCGAAATCGGCCAGGTCTGCGCGTACGGGCGCGGCATCGGCGCCAGGCACTTCGCCGATCCACGTGTCGAGATCGGCGCGCGGGAAGGTGCACGGCGCGAGGCCGCCCCGTTGCCCGCGCAACGCGTCGAGCGTGGCGTCAAGGCCACGTCCGAGGCAGCTCGTGGCGGTGAAATGCGTGAGCAGGACGGGCTTCACTGGGGGCGATGTCGCGGCGATGGTGGGGTGGGATGGTTCGGCAGACTGGCGTGCCGATCGTTAACAAATTTTATCAAATGGCCATTTGCGGGCGCGCGGGCTGCGCCGGCTGGGCCGGGAGGGCAGCGCGCAACGTCGTGCACTGCAATTGCGCGCGCGCGGCGGTTTCGAGCACCTTCGGCAATACGGTCAGCAAAACAGGCGCGCCGTGTGCATCGCGCGCCGCATGGCCGTCGTGGAGCAGCAGGATGTCTTGGGGCGCCAGACCGTGCAGCAGGCGTTGGGTGACGGCTTCGGGATTGCGCGAGCGGGTATCGAAGCCGCGGCGCGTCCAGCTCGCCAGTTGCAGGCCAAGCTGGCACAGCACGGGCTCCAGAAACGGGTTGCGCAGTCCGGCCGGCGCGCGGAAGAACAGCGGCCGCGTGCCGGTGATTTGCGTGAGCGTGTCCTGTGCGGCAGCAATCTCGCGCCGCAACGCGCCTGGCCCCTGCAGCGAGAACGTATGCCGGTGGCGCTGACTGTGGTTTTCCACCGCGTGCCCGCGCGCGACGATGGCCTCGACGCAGCGCGGGTGCCGCTGCGCCAATTCGCCGATGCAGAAGAAGGTGGCTTTGGCACCGTACCGGTCGAGCACGTCCAGTACGCGCGGCGTGACATCGGGGTCAGGGCCGTCGTCGATGGTCAACGCGATGTGCCGCTCCGCCGTGACGGGCAGACGTGTCCAGTTCGGGCCGAGCCAGCTGCTGCGCGGCCACAGACCGCCGGCCATCAGCACGAGATGCGAAGCGATGACGCTGCCGCCCGCCCACGGCCACGTCGATGGATCAGCCGCAACGGCAACGGCCGCACCGGCGTGCAGCGCCAGCGCGCCGTTGATCAGCGGGCTCGGCTTCCAGCGGCGGGCCGTGCCAAGCGGTGAGGTGGTCGGTGAGTTCATGCGGCGGCGTGCTGATCGTGATGGGCGCGTGGCGCCAGGATGGCGGAAAACACGAGCGCAAGCATGGCGCCCGGGCCGACGGTCAATCCGAACGTCTCAAGCATCGGCACGCGGGAGAAGGCCAGCAGCCCGAAGCCGGCCACCGTTGCCAGGTTGGCCACCAGCAGTGACACCAGCGTCTGTGGAGCAATGGCCTGGGTGCGCTGATTGAAGAACAGCGCGTAGTTTGATCCCACCGCCACGATCAGCAGCATGCCGACCAGATGCAGGATGGTCAGCGGCACGCGCGCCAGTGCAAAGCCGGCCGTCACCACCAGCACCGCCGCCACCAGGGGCGCCAACGCCCGCAAGGTCCGCTGCGGCGAACGCAGCGCCACGATCAGCAGCAACGCGATCGCCGCAAAACCGGCAAGCGAGAGGCGAAGGTCTTCGCGCACGTAGTTCACGTACATCCGATCGGCTTCGGCCTTCATGTCGACGAAGAGCGCGCCGGGCACGTCCGCTTGTTCGACGGCGGAGCGAATTGGGGTGGCGTCCAGGCTGGGACGACTTATGGCGTCATTTGCGGCACCCGGCGCGGCCGCTGGTGCACGCAATGGCAGCATGGCGCTCCATTGTCCTGCGCGCTTGGTCAGCAGCGCGTCCACCGCCAATGCCATCGACGTGCCCTTCAGGTCTTCGCGCCGCAAAAGGGGCTGCCCGCGTGCCGCATCGACATCGGCGACAAACGGGGCGAAGAGATCGGGTTTTACGCGGATCGGCTGGTCTTCCACCGCGCTGCGCATGCGTGTGGCCAGTGCATCGGCCGCCGGCAAGCTCGCGAGGCGCGCGCGCTGTGTGGCATCGCTCGGCAGGTAGCGCGCGGGATTCTCGAAGCCGGCGAGCACGCCGTTGTCCACGAGCGGTTGCAGTTGCGTGGCGATCTTCTCGGCGCCTTCAAGCGCGGCCTGTTCCGTTGCTGCCGGGATCACCACCAGATAGCGCACATCGGGTGCCCCCACGTCTGCGCGCAGGCTGGCGTCAAGCGCCTGGCTCTTCGCAGGGACGGGGCTCAGCGCGGCCAGTTCGCGGCTCCACAAGCCATCGCGATGCAGCGCAAGTGTCGTGCATGCACCGATGAGCACCGCCGCCAACAGCCAGCGCAGGCGCGGCGCGGCAGACGTCGCCCGCGTCAGCCACGCGCCCACGCGCGAAAGATCACGCGTCGCCACTTCTGCACCACGCAGATGCGGTAGCACGTAGCGCGTGACGAGCGCGGCCGTTACTAACCCCACAATCGAATACAGCCCCAGTTGCACCAGGCCGGGAAAGCCCGAGAACAGCATCGACGCAAAGCCGCATACCGAGGTCAGCACACCCAGGCGGATGGTCGGCCAGTACGTGGCAATCCATGCGCGCAGGCTGTCGTTGGCGGTGGCGCCGCGCAGGCGGGCGGATTGCACAAACAGGTAGATCGAATAGTCGACTGCCTCGCCGATGAGCGTGGTGCCGAACCCGAGCGTGAGCCCGTGCACCGCGCCGAACGTCAGGCTGACGGCTGCCACGCCCGCCGCCACGCCAGACAGCACCGGCAGCAACCCCAGCACCACCGTGCGCGGTGAGCGGTACACCGTCAGCAGCAGTGCCACCACGAGTACGAGGCTGACGGCGGAAAGCCGCTCGACGTCGTGCTTGATGGTGTTGCGCGATTCGACGGAGAACACGCCCGGGCCGGTCATCAGGAGGCGCGTTGACGCTGCGTGTGGCACCGCGCGCGCAACCGCATCGAACGCACGGCGCACGGCATCAATGGCATGCGCCTGTGCGTCAGTGTCGGAGCCGGCGGCCGTTGTCTGCACGACCAGCACGGCACGCTGGCCATCGCGCGACGCCCACACGCCGTGCTTTGACGACGGCAGCGCGGTGTTGTCGAGCTGGCTGACGAGTGCCGCCACCTCGCCGGTCGGGTCACGCGGCAGCATGTTCTTGGCGACGAGCCCTGCCGATGAACTCA
This window contains:
- a CDS encoding MMPL family transporter, which gives rise to MKRLHALRRPAVLVWLTGLLLCAVVIGRTSFTADLSAFLPRSPSAEQRVLVDQLREGLVSRLILVSIEGDDAATRATLSKQLAARLRTDTQFNAVNNGEPVSEARDRQFIFDHRYVLSPAVTPQRFSAEGLHAALGESLDLLSSSAGLVAKNMLPRDPTGEVAALVSQLDNTALPSSKHGVWASRDGQRAVLVVQTTAAGSDTDAQAHAIDAVRRAFDAVARAVPHAASTRLLMTGPGVFSVESRNTIKHDVERLSAVSLVLVVALLLTVYRSPRTVVLGLLPVLSGVAAGVAAVSLTFGAVHGLTLGFGTTLIGEAVDYSIYLFVQSARLRGATANDSLRAWIATYWPTIRLGVLTSVCGFASMLFSGFPGLVQLGLYSIVGLVTAALVTRYVLPHLRGAEVATRDLSRVGAWLTRATSAAPRLRWLLAAVLIGACTTLALHRDGLWSRELAALSPVPAKSQALDASLRADVGAPDVRYLVVIPAATEQAALEGAEKIATQLQPLVDNGVLAGFENPARYLPSDATQRARLASLPAADALATRMRSAVEDQPIRVKPDLFAPFVADVDAARGQPLLRREDLKGTSMALAVDALLTKRAGQWSAMLPLRAPAAAPGAANDAISRPSLDATPIRSAVEQADVPGALFVDMKAEADRMYVNYVREDLRLSLAGFAAIALLLIVALRSPQRTLRALAPLVAAVLVVTAGFALARVPLTILHLVGMLLIVAVGSNYALFFNQRTQAIAPQTLVSLLVANLATVAGFGLLAFSRVPMLETFGLTVGPGAMLALVFSAILAPRAHHDQHAAA
- a CDS encoding beta-ketoacyl-[acyl-carrier-protein] synthase family protein, with amino-acid sequence MKPVLLTHFTATSCLGRGLDATLDALRGQRGGLAPCTFPRADLDTWIGEVPGADAAPVRADLADFDCRNNRLAQIGLTQDGFAESVEAAKVRHGAARVGVFIGTSTSGILETERAYQQRDPQTGALPASFHYAQTHNIYSPAAFVRAYFGLSGPAMAISSACSSGAKVFASARRMLAAGLIDAAVVGGVDSLCLTALYGFNSLELLSRQPCRPYDVARDGISIGEAAAFALLERAPEANDALDDDAILLLGIGESSDAHHMSSPHPEGLGARAAMAQALATSGLSTADIDYINLHGTGTPSNDAAESRAIQALFHSTACSSTKGATGHTLGAAGALEAVITALALRHQFLPAGINTTQPDPALIANYLTESGHARVRTALSNAFGFGGTNCSLVFGRADHLGLSS
- a CDS encoding polysaccharide deacetylase family protein, whose translation is MNSPTTSPLGTARRWKPSPLINGALALHAGAAVAVAADPSTWPWAGGSVIASHLVLMAGGLWPRSSWLGPNWTRLPVTAERHIALTIDDGPDPDVTPRVLDVLDRYGAKATFFCIGELAQRHPRCVEAIVARGHAVENHSQRHRHTFSLQGPGALRREIAAAQDTLTQITGTRPLFFRAPAGLRNPFLEPVLCQLGLQLASWTRRGFDTRSRNPEAVTQRLLHGLAPQDILLLHDGHAARDAHGAPVLLTVLPKVLETAARAQLQCTTLRAALPAQPAQPARPQMAI